In Populus alba chromosome 1, ASM523922v2, whole genome shotgun sequence, a single window of DNA contains:
- the LOC118039085 gene encoding uncharacterized protein, whose translation MGRRQNDSEPSRFISLTFLLASFISCALVYTVLSVALNSNTNSKGSNFEPLTLAEESNDGGCCRGIEKLELWGGAVKWGSDHKFNSSEECCQACKAMCTGIDGPCLCDTWVFCGNKKACGSKFGECWLKKQKDIFAPDRQEAGEHVIWTSGLIFGKGEGIVGLESEHGTLHIKLFPDCAPHSVAYILELLTLRHCAGCQFYRAEGRGQLWDSEGNHIKKAPFGPPFAIIQGTLEAQGTTFKNIPTEECPYIRRGSVAWVGSGPEFFISLADHQEWKKAYTVFGSVLPEDMEVAEKIAQLPTKSDVWNNINVSVLEKPVPLLLRRLDGWGDLNTNVKSD comes from the exons ATGGGTCGCCGCCAAAACGACTCTGAACCATCCCGTTTCATCTCTCTCACCTTCCTCTTGGCGAGTTTTATTTCTTGTGCTTTAGTCTACACTGTTCTCTCCGTAGCTCTCAATTCTAATACAAATTCTAAAGGTTCAAACTTTGAGCCTTTGACATTGGCAGAGGAGAGTAATGATGGTGGGTGCTGTAGAGGGATTGAGAAGTTGGAGCTTTGGGGAGGTGCAGTGAAGTGGGGGTCAGATCATAAGTTCAATTCTTCTGAGGAGTGTTGTCAGGCCTGTAAGGCTATGTGCACTGGTATTGATGGGCCTTGCTTGTGTGATACTTGGGTGTTTTGTGGCAATAAAAAGGCTTGTGGGTCTAAATTTGGGGAG TGTTGGCTGAAGAAACAAAAGGATATATTTGCCCCTGATCGACAGGAAGCAGGGGAACATGTTATTTGGACTTCTGGGCTTATCTTTGGAAAAGGAGAG GGCATTGTTGGCCTGGAATCAGAACATGGCACTCTTCATATAAAA CTCTTCCCAGACTGTGCTCCCCATTCTGTAGCCTACATTCTTGAGCTGCTCACACTACGTCATTGTGCTGGTTGCCAATTTTATCGTGCAGAGGGCCGAGGTCAACTGTGGGATTCAGAAggaaatcacataaaaaag GCTCCTTTTGGGCCTCCTTTTGCGATAATTCAAGGGACATTAGAAGCTCAAGGAACAACATTCAAGAACATTCCAACTGAGGAGTGCCCATACATAAGGAGGGGTTCGGTGGCGTGGGTTGGTTCTGGTCCAGAGTTCTTCATTAGCCTAGCCGATCACCAAGAATGGAAGAAAGCATACACTGTCTTCGGTTCTGTTCTTCCAGAAGACATGGAAGTTGCAGAGAAAATCGCGCAGCTCCCCACCAAATCGGATGTATGGAACAATATTAACGTGTCTGTCTTGGAAAAGCCAGTTCCCTTGTTGTTGCGAAGACTCGACGGGTGGGGAGATCTTAACACAAATGTGAAATCAGATTAA
- the LOC118039172 gene encoding DNA repair endonuclease UVH1, which produces MVQFHEHIITDLLEDPAGGLVILSSGLSLPKLVSSLLSLHSPSQGTLLIFSPPPTLKSLFLHHHNTNQNPIEISADLPSHHRLSLYSSGQICFITPRILIVDLLSNKIPTSSLAGLIILNAHSLSETSTEAFIVRILKSSTQNRNQNNSNVFYIRAFSDRPQAMVSGFCKTERLMKCLFIKRLHLWPRFQVYVSQELEKDPPEVVDVRVPMSKYMVGIQKAILEVMDACLKEMRKSNKVDVEDLTVENGLFKSFDEIVRRQLDPIWHTLGKKTKQLVSDLKTLRKLLDYLVRYDAVSYLKYLDTLRVSQSFQSVWIFAESSYKIFDYAKKRVFRLKRSSDVKLNEQSKTKVGKKRKLKGDDSNEGEADGTSSSTASSGVVLEEVLEEAPKWKVLREILEEIEEERQRVESGEEDQVESEGVDNGIVLVACKDECSCMQLEDCIMHSPQKVLQEEWKKYLLSKVELGGLPAPEKKKAKLKPKEPKGFGILDGVVPVTTVQSAEASSTNKQEHDVLLAAASKIRNQYKRELVVEDELQPLADSSRKGAKEKRKERKKRGQANGQDSGSKDNDSNIDMVIKDLPEISGSKNKSQTVENDQAAIDGYYEANLQRASVDKGALQRHAEELGLTGSRNAKPIPPMHFHALESDQPILDVLKPSVVIVYHPDMMFVREIEIYKAQNPSKKLKVYFLFYEDSTEVQKFEASIRRENGAFESLIRQKSQMMIPVDQNGHCLGLNVSIEPLASSYQNSTRRAGGRKEIEKEMQVIVDMREFMSSLPNVLHQKGMSIIPVTLEVGDYILSPSICVERKSIQDLFMSFTSGRLYNQVETMVRYYRIPVLLIEFSQDKSFSFQSASDIGDDVTPNSVISKLSLLALHFPRLRIIWSRSLHATAEIFASLKANQDEPDEMKAVRVGVPSEDGIVENDVRAENYNTSAVEFLRRLPGVTDSNYRAIMDGCKSLAELTLLPVEKLAELMGGQKAARTLRDFLYAKYPTLL; this is translated from the exons ATGGTCCAATTCCACGAACACATAATAACAGACCTCTTAGAAGACCCCGCCGGCGGCCTCGTAATCCTTTCATCTGGTCTATCCCTCCCAAAACTCGTCTCCTCCCTCCTCTCCCTCCACTCCCCTTCTCAAGGCACGCTTTTAATATTCTCCCCTCCTCCCACCCTTAAATCCCTATTTCTCCACCACCACAACACAAACCAAAACCCCATCGAAATCAGCGCCGATCTCCCCTCTCACCACCGCCTCTCCCTCTACTCCTCCGGCCAAATCTGCTTCATCACTCCCCGTATCCTCATCGTCGACCTCCTCTCCAATAAAATCCCTACCTCCTCTCTCGCCGGGTTAATCATCCTCAACGCTCACTCCCTCTCAGAAACCTCCACCGAAGCATTCATAGttagaattttaaaatcctCTACTCAGAATAGAAATCAGAATAATAGTAATGTGTTTTATATCCGCGCCTTTAGTGATAGGCCACAGGCGATGGTGTCTGGTTTTTGTAAGACGGAGAGGTTAATGAAGTGTTTGTTCATAAAAAGATTGCATCTTTGGCCGAGGTTTCAGGTTTATGTGTCGCAGGAATTGGAGAAGGATCCGCCGGAGGTTGTGGATGTGAGGGTTCCGATGAGTAAGTACATGGTGGGGATACAGAAGGCGATTTTGGAAGTTATGGATGCTTGTTTGAAAGAAATGAGAAAGAGTAATAAGGTTGACGTGGAAGATTTGACTGTTGAGAATGGGTTGTTCAAGTCTTTTGATGAGATAGTGAGGAGACAGTTGGATCCTATTTGGCATACCTTGGGGAAGAAAACTAAACAGCTCGTTTCGGATTTGAAGACATTGAGGAAGTTGCTGGATTACCTtgttag GTATGATGCAGTAAGTTATTTGAAGTACTTGGATACGCTTAGGGTGTCACAGAGTTTTCAGTCTGTTTGGATATTTGCAGAATCCAGCTATAAGATATTTGATTATGCAAAGAAGCGCGTATTCCGTTTGAAAAGATCAAGTGATGTGAAATTAAATGAGCAGAGTAAGACCAAAGtaggaaaaaagagaaaattaaagggTGATGACAGTAATGAGGGAGAAG CTGATGGTACTTCGTCCTCAACTGCAAGTAGTGGGGTTGTGTTGGAGGAAGTTCTGGAGGAGGCACCAAAATGGAAGGTGTTACGT GAGATACTTGAAGAGATAGAGGAAGAAAGACAAAGGGTTGAAAGTGGAGAAGAAGATCAGGTTGAAAGTGAAGGTGTTGATAATGGCATTGTTCTGGTGGCATGCAAAGATGAATGCTCATGCATGCAGCTTGAAGATTGCATCATGCACAGCCCTCAAAAg GTGTTGCAAGAAGAATGGAAGAAGTACTTGTTGAGCAAAGTTGAGCTGGGTGGCTTGCCAGCACctgagaaaaagaaagcaaaactaAAGCCAAAGGAGCCCAAAGGATTTGGAATTCTTGACGGAGTTGTTCCTGTAACAACTGTGCAAAGTGCGGAAGCTAGCAGCACAAACAAGCAGGAACATGATGTTTTGTTGGCTGCAGCATCAAAAATAAGAAATCAGTATAAAAGGGAACTGGTTGTTGAAGATGAACTGCAGCCTCTTGCTGACAGCAGCAGGAAAGgtgcaaaagaaaagagaaaagaacgCAAGAAAAGAGGCCAGGCAAATGGTCAGGATTCTGGAAGCAAAGATAATGATAGCAATATTGATATGGTGATAAAAGATTTGCCAGAAATATCTggttcaaaaaacaaaagccagaCAGTTGAAAATGATCAAGCTGCCATAGATGGTTATTATGAAGCCAATTTGCAGCGGGCATCTGTTGACAAAGGGGCTCTTCAGAGACATGCTGAAGAGCTAGGCCTTACAGGATCCCGAAATGCCAAGCCAATACCACCGATGCACTTTCATGCTCTGGAAAGTGATCAGCCTATACTTGACGTCTTAAAGCCTTCTGTAGTTATTGTTTATCATCCAGACATGATGTTTGTCCGGGAAATTGAAATCTACAAAGCTCAAAATCCCTCAAAAAAGTTGAAGGTGTACTTTCTTTTCTATGAGGATTCCACTGAGGTCCAAAAGTTTGAGGCTAGTATTCGCAGGGAGAATGGAGCATTTGAATCTTTGATCAGGCAGAAATCGCAAATGATGATTCCAGTTGATCAA AATGGACATTGCTTAGGATTGAATGTTTCCATAGAGCCACTAGCTTCAAGTTACCAAAACTCAACCAGAAGGGCTGGTGGGAGAAAGGAAATTGAGAAAGAAATGCAG GTCATTGTAGACATGAGGGAGTTCATGAGTAGCCTTCCAAATGTTCTCCACCAGAAAGGAATGAGCATAATACCAGTTACATTGGAAGTTGGAGATTATATTCTCTCACCGTCAATATGTGTAGAGAGGAAGAGTATCCAAGATCTTTTTATGAGCTTTACATCAGGCCGCCTTTACAACCAAGTGGAAACAATGGTGCGATATTATCGAATACCTGTCCTTCTGATTGAGTTTTCACAAGATAAAAGCTTTTCATTTCAG TCTGCAAGCGATATTGGTGATGATGTAACACCAAATAGTGTTATATCCAAGCTGTCATTACTTGCTCTACATTTTCCCCGCCTGCGAATCATCTGGTCACGCAGTTTACATGCTACAGCTGAAATATTTGCTTCGCTGAAGGCGAATCAGGATGAACCTGATGAGATGAAGGCGGTTAGAGTTGGTGTCCCATCAGAGGATGGTATTGTGGAAAATGATGTTCG AGCGGAGAACTACAATACATCTGCTGTGGAGTTTCTGAGACGGCTCCCGGGGGTCACAGATTCAAACTACAGGGCTATAATGGATGGATGCAAGAGCTTGGCAGAACTCACACTTCTACCTGTAGAGAAGCTAGCTGAACTAATGGGTGGCCAGAAGGCTGCGAGGACTCTCAGAGACTTCCTTTACGCAAAGTACCCGACCTTGTTATAA
- the LOC118039174 gene encoding phospho-2-dehydro-3-deoxyheptonate aldolase 2, chloroplastic codes for MALSTTLSTARPSISPLKPQNFTSTTRNPNLKPKTSSVFASLRSTPTSKPTISSNWALDSWKSKPARQLPDYPDPVELHSVLQTLTDFPPIVFAGEARKLEERIASAAVGGAFLLQGGDCAESFKEFNANNIRDTFRVLLQMGVVLTFGAQMPIIKVGRMAGQFAKPRSDPFEEKDGVKLPSYRGDNINADAFDEKSRTPDPQRLIRAYLQSVGTLNLLRAFATGGYAAMQRVSQWNLDFVEHSEQGDRFMELARRVDEALGFMAAAGLTIDHPVMNTTEFWTSHECLHLPYEQALTREDSTTGLYYDCSAHMLWVGERTRQLDGAHVEFLRGVSNPLGIKVSDKMDPKELVKLCEILNPHNRPGRLTIITRMGADNMRIKLPHLIRAVRQAGLIVTWVSDPMHGNTIKAPCGLKTRPFDSIRAELRAFFDVHDQEGSYPGGVHLEMTGQNVTECVGGSKTITFDDLNSRYHTHCDPRLNASQSLELAFAISERLRKKRLRAGDGILSGQNTGSVAHTLGRFEFGTVTRRSAEQKLV; via the exons atggCACTCTCAACGACTCTCAGCACTGCAAGGCCCTCCATCTCCCCTCtcaaaccccaaaacttcaccTCAACAACCAGAAACCCTAACCTCAAACCCAAAACCAGTTCTGTTTTTGCCTCCCTGCGCTCAACTCCAACATCAAAGCCCACAATCTCTTCCAACTGGGCCTTAGACAGCTGGAAATCTAAACCAGCACGCCAGCTTCCTGATTACCCGGACCCGGTTGAACTGCACTCGGTGCTCCAGACCCTTACCGATTTCCCGCCAATTGTGTTCGCGGGCGAGGCTAGGAAGCTTGAGGAGAGAATTGCGAGTGCTGCTGTGGGAGGTGCCTTTTTATTGCAAGGTGGAGATTGTGCTGAGAGTTTTAAAGAGTTCAATGCCAATAACATTCGAGATACTTTTCGAGTTTTGCTCCAGATGGGCGTTGTTCTCACTTTCGGTGCTCAAATGCCCATCATCAAG GTTGGTAGGATGGCAGGCCAATTTGCAAAACCTAGATCTGACCCCTTCGAGGAAAAAGATGGCGTGAAGCTACCGAGTTATCGAGGAGATAATATTAACGCCGATGCTTTTGATGAGAAATCTAGGACACCTGATCCTCAAAGGTTGATCAGAGCATACCTCCAATCTGTTGGCACCTTAAATCTCCTTAGAGCTTTTGCCACTGGTGGATATGCTGCTATGCAAAGAGTGTCACAATGGAATCTTGACTTTGTAGAACATAGTGAGCAAGGAGACAG ATTCATGGAACTTGCACGGAGAGTTGATGAAGCTCTTGGCTTCATGGCTGCTGCTGGCCTCACTATAGATCATCCTGTAATGAACACAACAGAGTTTTGGACCTCTCATGAGTGCCTTCATTTACCATATGAGCAGGCTCTAACCAGGGAGGACTCAACAACTGGCCTCTATTATGACTGTTCTGCTCACATGCTTTGGGTAGGTGAGAGGACCCGGCAGTTGGATGGAGCACATGTTGAATTCCTACGTGGTGTATCCAATCCTCTTGGCATCAAG GTGAGTGATAAGATGGATCCAAAGGAGCTTGTGAAATTGTGTGAAATTCTTAACCCGCACAACAGACCTGGAAGACTGACAATAATTACCAGAATGGGAGCGGACAACATGCGGATTAAACTCCCCCATCTGATAAGAGCTGTGCGCCAGGCCGGGCTTATAGTCACATGGGTCAGTGATCCCATGCATGGTAATACAATTAAAGCTCCATGTGGTCTCAAGACAAGGCCATTTGATTCAATCAGG GCTGAGTTGAGGGCATTCTTTGATGTCCATGACCAAGAAGGTAGCTATCCTGGAGGAGTCCACTTAGAAATGACTGGGCAGAATGTAACGGAGTGTGTTGGGGGGTCAAAGACCATCACTTTCGATGACCTGAATTCCCGCTATCACACACACTGTGATCCGAGACTGAATGCGTCTCAGTCGCTGGAGCTGGCATTTGCCATATCAGAGAGGCTGAGGAAGAAAAGGTTAAGAGCTGGTGATGGTATCCTTAGCGGACAGAACACTGGTTCTGTAGC GCACACTCTAGGCAGGTTTGAGTTTGGAACAGTTACAAGAAGGAGCGCAGAACAGAAGCTTGTCTGA
- the LOC118039165 gene encoding cationic amino acid transporter 6, chloroplastic: protein MESQKTLSSSFASNMATVQSTPTNISFSDYLQSLSRTPHRLRKRMLATWTPDQELNQVRLRSGADMMRKLKWYDLIALGIGGMLGVGVFVTTGPVALKTSGPSVFISYIIAGISALFSSLCYTEFSVQIPVAGGAFSYLRVTFGEFLGYFAGANILMEYVLSNAAVARSFTEYLCHAVGENPSSWRIEVDRVAEGYNMLDFPAVALILLLTLCLCYSTKKSSILNLIMTVFHVIFFGFIIIVGFSKGSARNLVEPGGLAPFGVKGVLDGAAIVYFSYIGYDSVSTMAEEIQNPAKSLPVGILGSVLIVTGLYCLMALSLCLLVPFNMIDKDASFSVAFEKIGWKWAGNVVGAGASLGIVASLLVAMLGQARYLCVIGRARLVPSWFAKVTPSTGTPLNATLFLGLCTASIALFTELSIILEIISISTLLVFYMVANALIYRRYVVISHNPPSQTLLFLVLLSSTAIGFSMSWKLDEQWWALPVLGGFMIAITAFFQYTVPSVRQPNEEWSVPFMPWPAVTSIFLNVFLMTTLKAVSFRRFGIWAFLITLFYVLYGVHSTYRAEEMEEGVGEIPQHRPSIQQTKLDIQVL, encoded by the exons ATGGAAAGCCAAAAAacactctcttcttctttcgcTAGCAACATGGCAACCGTTCAATCCACACCCACAAACATTTCCTTCTCTGACTATCTCCAGTCCCTCTCTCGAACCCCTCACAGGCTTAGAAAAAGAATGCTAGCTACATGGACTCCTGACCAGGAGCTTAACCAGGTTAGGCTGAGGTCCGGTGCAGACATGATGAGGAAGCTCAAGTGGTATGACTTGATAGCTCTTGGTATAGGAGGGATGCTTGGTGTCGGAGTTTTTGTTACCACTGGTCCTGTAGCCCTTAAAACCTCTGGCCCTTCAGTTTTCATCTCTTATATCATTGCTGGAATATCAgccctcttttcttctttatgtTACACTGAGTTTTCTGTTCAGATTCCCGTTGCTGGGGGGGCCTTCAGCTATCTTAGAGTGACCTTCG GAGAGTTTCTAGGTTATTTTGCTGGGGCAAACATACTAATGGAATATGTATTATCGAATGCTGCGGTTGCAAGAAGTTTCACAGAATATCTATGCCATGCTGTGGGGGAGAACCCAAGCTCATGGAGAATTGAAGTGGATAGAGTAGCAGAGGGTTACAATATGTTGGATTTTCCAGCTGTGGCTCTTATTCTTCTCCTTACTCTCTGTCTTTGCTATAG CACAAAGAAAAGCTCGATATTGAACCTTATTATGACAGTCTTTCATGTGATTTTCTTCGGGTTCATCATAATTGTTGGTTTCTCCAAAGGGAGTGCCAGGAACTTGGTGGAGCCAGGAGGGCTTGCTCCTTTCGGTGTCAAGGGTGTTCTTGATGGAGCAGCTATAGTTTACTTCAGCTATATTGGCTACGACTCGGTTTCAACCATGGCAGAAGAGATCCAAAACCCTGCAAAAAGCCTTCCGGTGGGCATTTTAGGTTCTGTTCTCATTGTCACCGGGCTGTATTGCCTCATGGCCTTATCTTTATGCTTGCTGGTGCCTTTCAATATG ATAGATAAAGATGCATCATTTTCTGTCGCTTTCGAAAAGATCGGGTGGAAGTGGGCAGGCAATGTGGTTGGGGCCGGAGCAAGCTTGGGAATTGTTGCTTCTCTCCTGGTTGCAATGTTAGGCCAAGCTAGATACCTTTGTGTCATTGGAAGGGCCCGGCTTGTGCCTTCTTGGTTCGCCAAGGTGACTCCCTCCACAGGCACCCCTTTGAATGCCACGCTCTTCTTGG GTCTTTGCACAGCTTCAATTGCACTCTTTACCGAACTCAGCATAATTCTTGAAATAATCTCCATCAGCACGCTCTTGGTGTTCTACATGGTGGCTAATGCTCTCATCTATCGTCGGTATGTTGTCATTAGCCACAACCCTCCTTCACAAACCCTCCTGTTCCTTGTCCTTCTCTCTTCCACTGCAATTGGCTTCTCTATGTCCTGGAAACTTGACGAGCAATGGTGGGCTTTACCAGTACTTGGTGGATTCATGATTGCAATCACAGCTTTCTTTCAATATACGGTGCCTTCCGTTCGCCAACCTAATGAAGAGTGGTCGGTGCCGTTCATGCCATGGCCGGCTGTAACATCAATATTCCTCAATGTCTTCCTCATGACCACACTAAAGGCCGTCTCCTTCCGAAGGTTTGGTATATGGGCATTCTTGATAACCTTGTTTTATGTTCTATATGGTGTTCACTCAACTTATCGAGCTGAAGAGATGGAAGAGGGTGTTGGTGAAATCCCACAGCACCGCCCATCAATCCAACAAACCAAGCTAGACATTCAGGTTCTATGA